A window of Pseudophryne corroboree isolate aPseCor3 chromosome 1, aPseCor3.hap2, whole genome shotgun sequence genomic DNA:
TAATTCTGGATATGTTAATATTAAGGGAGGTTTCCGTTCCCTGAATGGCCTATAACTAGGCACTATAGCCTCACCAGTCTCGGAGATCCCAGTTTCAATGCAAGAATCCCCAATTAGGTTAACATCAGTATCACCTATACTACCTTCTGCTGTAATTTCTTTCTCAGATTCCATCCCACCGTCCTCATTATTAATATTGACTGCTATATTACAATCATTTTCGGGGATACTCTTATTAAACCTATTAGGCGTGGTACAATCGGACATCCAGGGACCAGAGCTATCAGGATTGTTATTATAATAGAAATACCCTGGGCCACATTCCCTGTTCTCAGTATCCTCATTAGGACCTTCTGAGATTTCTGGGGATTGGCATTGTCCTTGAGCAGATCGTAACCTACTACCATTTCTCCAATTAGATCTTAAATGTGGCTCATCTTCAGCTACTTCAGGGAAACAAAGATTTTGTGCTataggcaaaagatgctgtcggtggtatgtAAGAATGGGTCCCTCCCCCGACTCTGACTGTAGTTTATAAACTGGTATGTTGGGTAGTTGGTCTATTACCACATATGGATTAGACCTCCATCGATAAGCTAATTTTTGTCGTCTGGGACGTCCTAGTTGCTGTATTAGCACTCGATCCCCTATtctcaatacattttttattttacttgcaGATCATATCTAATCTTATTCTTAGCCCCGGCTTTTCTGGAAGCTTCCTGCGCTAATTTATGTGCATCTCTAAGTTCTTTTCGTAATTTAATTATATATTGGGAATGAGTTTGTCCATTTGCATCCCGGGAGGGAAGTCCTAATGAAACATCTATGGGCAGTCGGGCTTCCCGCCCAAACATCaattcatatggggagtacccCGTGGATTCATTCTTGGTGCAGTTATAGGCATGAACCAAATGACATATTTTCCTATTCCATTGTGTTCTGCCCCTTGGATCCAGCGTACCCATCATATTGAGCAATGTACGATTAAAACGTTCCGGCTGTGGGTTACCCTGCGGATGATAAGGAGTAGTTCTGGATTTCTTAATCCCACAGCACATACAAAGTTCATGAATGATTTTTCCTTCAAAATCACGCCCCTGGTCGGAGTGCAATCTAGCTGGTAAGCCATAGTGGACGAAGAACCTTTCCCATAGAGTTTTAGCTACAGTAATGGCCTTCTGGTCAGGGGTAACATAAGCCTGAGCGTAACGGGTGAAGTGATCCGTTACTACGAGAATGTTACATTCTTTCCCCGGTGATGTTTCTAATGATAAATAATCAATACATACTAGATCCATAGGGCCATGGCTATTGAGAGTGACAAGGGGAGAAGACTTGGTGGGAAGAGACTTCCTCAAAACACAACTGCCACAGGTTTTACAATAATTCTCAATATCCTTTTCCATAAATGGCCAGTAAAAACGGTCAGTGATCAATCCTGCTGTTTTATCCACCCCGAGATGACCATGCTGATCATGTAATGACTTTAAAATAGTTGCCCTATAGCATTGTGGAACAACCAATTGAAACTTCACCTTTCCATTTGACTTGACCAATTTACGGTATAGTATACCATTCTTCACAACCAATTGCTTTATATGCCTCAATAACAACTTAGATGCAGGCGTCATAGAGCTTACATCACCGTCAGCACAACCAGCCTCAAGACAAAGTATAACAACAGAGATATCGGAATCACTCCGTTGATCCATGCGAATCTTTTCATGACCTATGCGAGGTAAATCTCCTAACTCTAATTGGCTTAACCAACAGTAAGCCAGGGGTAATGCCTTGTCAGATGCTCCAAGGGCACTGATGCATTCCCCAAGTTCTGTCCACAAGCACTGTATGTTAAAGCACAATCCCTTAAGGGTGGTTGCCAGAACTTCAATCCAATCTGACCTATCTGATTCCTTCTCAATTCTTGTTAATCTAGATAAAGCATCAGCATCTATATTATTGATGCCTGGGCGATATTTAATTTTAAAATCATAGATAGACAGTGCAGATAACCACCTGTGCCCTGTAGCATCTAATTTAGCAGTGGTCAGCACATATGTCAGGGGGTTATTGTCAGTGAACACCTCAAAGCTTGCCCCATATAAGTACTCATGAAATCTATCAGCTacagcccatttaagagcaaggaaTTCCAGTTTGTGTACGGGATATCTCCTTTCACTATTGGACAATCCTCGACTGATGTAAGATATAGGTTGTAATTTTCCTTCATGAGGTTGGTACAACACTGCTCCTAGACCATCAAATGACGCATCCACATGGACCACATAGGGTATTGTGGGATCAGCATATGCCAAAACAGGGGCATTAGTAAGACTCCATTTTAACTTGAGGAAGGCCTCTTCACACTTGCTGGTCCATCTATCCCCAAATTCCTCAGACGGTTTAAAATAGCCCTCCTTTTTACATGATTTGGCCAATGAGGTTTTGCCAATAGGGGGATACCCTCTAGTCAATTCAGTAAGTGGGCGACATATTACAGAATAATAGGGTACAAAACGGCGGTAATACCCACAAAACCCCAGGAAAGATCTTAACTCCTTCAGCCTTGTGGGTCTGGGCCACCTGTTCACAGCCTCCACTTTAGTGGGGTCAGTGGAAATTCCATGTCGGCTCACCACATGTCCCAAATAAGTAACAGAGGACTGACAGAGCTTACATTTATCTATAGAAAGCTTTAGTCCTTTTTTAAGTAACCTGTCAAGTACTTTAAGCAGACGATGGTTATGTTCCTGCAAAGAGGACCCAAATACAATGATATCATCAAGATAGACTAATACCTCACGGTAGTTCATATCACCCACCGTTTGTTCCATTGTACGCTGGAAGGTAGCCGGTGCACCCTTAATACCCTGAGGCATCTTCAAGAATTCAAAGAAGCCTAAAGGGCAGATAAATGCAGTTTTCTCTCTGTCATGTGGGCTCATAGGTATTTGGTAATACCCACTCCGTAGATCCAGCACGGTGAACCACTGACTCCCCTGCAGacagtccaatgcctcctctatCCTAGGAACAGTGTATTGATCGGGCACTGTGCGTTGGTTAAGAGTCCGGTAATCAATACACATTCTGATATTGCCATTCTTTTTACGAGCCACTACTATAGGAGAGGCATATGGACTCTCTGAATGTTGAATAACTTCAATTTCCAGCAAAGTTCTAAGATGCTGCCTAACATCCTCAAAATCTGCAGGAGCAAGACGGCGTGACCTCTCCCTGAATGGAGTCTCATCATTTAGCTTAATACAATGTTCCACACCTGCAGCTTTTCCCAAATCCCATTCCCCAAGAGAAAAAACGTGCTGCCGTTTTACCAACTCTTTACATATGGTATCTCTTTCTACCAACCCAATGTCACTCCCCTGGAAACAGGGAATAAAATCATCCAAAGACATACCCTGAGCCAAAGAGGACACTCTGTACCCAGAATCTCCTTCATTGGAGTTCATATGGTGAGTCAACATATTAACAGCAGTGACTTCCCTATTCATTTTTAAACACCAATCACTGAGGACTTTAAATAAGTGAGCATTAGTTCCCACAATCACTGGCATCACAGTCTTATCTCCTGGGGACTCTGGGCATACCAGAGCAATGAGAGGTAAGGGTTCTGACACACCCATGAATTACTCTGGAAACTCTATGTTAACTAGTACATAACCCAAATAGGGGTATTTCTGGTCACTTAGCCCCCAGATTACCAATCCTTCCAAGGGCATAATAGGAACGTTAGAGAGATAGTGTCTATACCAGTGCTCAAATATAATGGACACCTGAGAACCACTGTCTAATAAAACAGGGCAGGGATGTCCATTTAATTTAACGACCACGCGTGGAGCAGGTCCTATCATACCATCAGGGATTGAACtactccactgggcactccccattgaatTCGCATCTAGCTTCTGGGAGACGGCGAGGGGCCCGCCAGCCTCCCACTGTCGATTCCCTGAATGGAAACATTATTTGACTGACCATTAGTTCCCACTTCCGAATTACCCCAGCCTAAGGGACAGTTCATAACCCTATGCCCTAGCTGTCCACATCGGAAACACCCTCTGGATGTAAAATCTCCACCTCTCCTAAAATTTCCCCTACCGTTGTTAATTCCCCTAATAGAATTACGGGAAGCTACATTGGAAGGTGCCATCCTTTGATTTAGAGCCAAAATAAGctggtccatttttttattttgttcctctacCAAAGTAAGTAATTTGTCCTCCCTTGATCCGTGAGTCTCAGAGGAGGGTACTACTACTTTTACGGCTTTGGCATGGGTCTTTTCCCTATTGGCGATTAAAGCTTCCTCCTGGGTAATTTCCTTAATTAAATCATTAAGAGTGGGGCTTCCTAATAACAGAGCGGTACACCGTAAACGCTGTGCCACAGGGTCAGTTGTTAAAGCTCCTCTAATTACTTGTTTCAACCTACTACTATTAACCTCAGCAGGAGATAATCCTCCTTTATCTATAATTTTATGGATTATTTTATCCAATCTATACACATACTGTGACAACTTCTCCCCTGTCTCTTGATAAGTATGGTTGAATCTAGCAACCAAGTCACCTACATCTTCCAATGTCCCATAGGTGTATTCCAGGGCCTGGAAGTAATCAGCCACAGTGGCCTCAGGATTACTTTTCCTAGTGGCCTGAATGATTCCCATAGCGGGTCCCCTTAAACTTTCTACAATCCTTTGCTTTTTTATATGATCAGGACAATGCCACTCCTCAGACTGCTGTATAGCTGCCTCCCTCCAGGCTTCATACGGTTCCTCGCCAGTAGGTACAGGAAGCATTCCTGAGAAAATCCTCAATCGCCTATAACTCCCCTCATAATGCCATCTTTCTaattgatgtactactttatcAGCTATAACTTCTAACTGATTCCCTAACTTTTCCTCCGTACCCTGTGATGGACCACCTTCTCCCACAGCTGCAGAGGGATCTCGTCTAGCCGGAAAAGACATGTCACCCATAACTAATGGTTCAGCAGGTCTTTCACTGTCTTCCTTTTCAGGCCATATAATTTTCCACCTGCGTTCAgggttagatctcacagccaccactTTAGGTAACAACTCAGACTCTAAGTCTTGACTAGTAGTTATTAATACAGCACACAACTCTCCGTTTTCCCTGAATTGCTTATCAGAAATCTTTGGTTGTTTTATCACAAAAAGGAATAACATCTCTGTCATAATTGTTCCATCGGTGATGTCTATGAGATCCCCACACAATACAAAGCTCCTTTCGGGAGTCACTCCCTTCCTGGTGCACCAATCAAATGCTTCACTACTTGTATATTGATTCATTTTGGCTACTGTGCTTCCCTTACTCCTGAGTATTTTACAAAatgatctcacgcggtgcctccaaatgtaacccctcccCTAATACTCTAATTATTGTGGATATCACTAAGGGATGATTACTTAgtatttgtgcctccacccaagccaatTCtctaggcttgcctgggtaagcccccACCTTTTATCTGTATCCTTCTATATGTACTTTAAATGCAAATTTATCTATATCATAAATGTATATTTGTGTACATTCCTCTCAGTATACTATTATACCTTTGTTTCTGTTTCCACTTCCAGGTTCTCCAGATGGACTTTCAAAATTCACATTAGCACATGGTAAGTATAAACACATGTATTTATTTATACCAAAACAATGAAAGCGTGACTGTATACATTAATTATAAACCTGGTAATATAATAATAGGTTTATCCAATACAACTACTCCCTGTCAGGAACCTATACAAGCCGTCTGCATGCATACACAAAAATTACCTTAAAGCTAGtatgagagtgacccgggtactcttaaaaaTAGTAGTGCACTACAACTGGCCCATAACACTCATAAAATGAAACATTAAGTTACATTAAATATTTAACACCAAGTCCTTAGCTAAAATAACATTCCCCTCTCCTTTCTTAGTGAAGTGATGATCTCAATGTTGAATGTTACTGTAGCAAATGTTGTTAAATATGTTGCAATATATTGCCATGGATAACGGTGTCCTTTCTGAAGTTGTAACAGACATCAGCTCTCCATTACTATCCAAGCAAATACCGAGGGACTATAGATGACTCATTCTATACTGAAAATCCTTAGAAAGTTTAGAATGTCAGAGCCCTGGATGCTGTGTTTCTTGAACAAAGGCATGCTGTAGTATTTCCAGTCAGTATTGTCCTTTCTGTGTATGCAGCCTGATTAAATGCACTAACACTTTAAATCCGTGATGATGCATTAACTCATCTCTAACTCTCTTCCTCATACCCGCTGACAGTCCTGTGAGAGTacttcaataatatatatatttcacagTTCGACTCTAAAATGCTATAAGTTAATGCTTGAACCGAAATACCAGCTATAATAGTGTTGGCTATTCATTT
This region includes:
- the LOC135050052 gene encoding paraneoplastic antigen Ma1 homolog encodes the protein MNQYTSSEAFDWCTRKGVTPERSFVLCGDLIDITDGTIMTEMLFLFVIKQPKISDKQFRENGELCAVLITTSQDLESELLPKVVAVRSNPERRWKIIWPEKEDSERPAEPLVMGDMSFPARRDPSAAVGEGGPSQGTEEKLGNQLEVIADKVVHQLERWHYEGSYRRLRIFSGMLPVPTGEEPYEAWREAAIQQSEEWHCPDHIKKQRIVESLRGPAMGIIQATRKSNPEATVADYFQALEYTYGTLEDVGDLVARFNHTYQETGEKLSQYVYRLDKIIHKIIDKGGLSPAEVNSSRLKQVIRGALTTDPVAQRLRCTALLLGSPTLNDLIKEITQEEALIANREKTHAKAVKVVVPSSETHGSREDKLLTLVEEQNKKMDQLILALNQRMAPSNVASRNSIRGINNGRGNFRRGGDFTSRGCFRCGQLGHRVMNCPLGWGNSEVGTNGQSNNVSIQGIDSGRLAGPSPSPRS